A genome region from Micromonospora peucetia includes the following:
- a CDS encoding ABC transporter ATP-binding protein — MSQSAVQPTPASPTPEGGHLLDVRDLHIEFRTGEGVARVINGVSYHLDPGETLAVLGESGSGKSVTAQAIMGILDTPPAVIRSGEVLYQGRDLLKLPEEQRRQVRGKEIAMIFQDALSALNPVFPVGWQVGETLRQREGMSKADARRRVVELMDLVRIPGAANRLGDYPHQFSGGMRQRVMIAMALAMNPKVLIADEPTTALDVTVQAQIMDLLADLRRDLDMAMILITHDLGVVAGVADRIAVMYAGRIIEHADVRSLYRAPAHPYTKGLLESIPRLDVRGQELSTIKGLPPNLMRIPSGCPFHPRCPYVQQVCVDVVPHDLVLDDGRTSACHFAQEVRDDSAR; from the coding sequence GTGAGTCAGTCCGCCGTCCAACCCACGCCGGCCTCCCCGACGCCCGAGGGCGGGCACCTGTTGGACGTACGGGACCTGCACATCGAGTTCCGCACCGGCGAGGGCGTGGCCAGGGTGATCAACGGGGTCTCGTACCACCTCGACCCTGGCGAGACGCTCGCCGTGCTCGGCGAGTCGGGCTCCGGTAAGTCGGTCACCGCCCAGGCGATCATGGGCATCCTCGACACTCCGCCAGCCGTGATCCGCTCCGGCGAGGTCCTCTACCAGGGGCGGGACCTGCTGAAGCTGCCGGAGGAGCAGCGCCGGCAGGTGCGCGGCAAGGAGATCGCGATGATCTTCCAGGATGCCCTCTCCGCGCTGAACCCCGTCTTTCCGGTGGGCTGGCAGGTCGGCGAGACGCTGCGCCAGCGCGAGGGCATGTCGAAGGCGGACGCCCGCCGCCGGGTCGTCGAGCTGATGGACCTGGTGCGGATCCCGGGGGCCGCCAACCGGCTCGGCGACTATCCGCACCAGTTCTCCGGGGGCATGCGGCAGCGCGTCATGATCGCGATGGCGCTGGCCATGAACCCGAAGGTGCTGATCGCCGACGAACCGACCACGGCCCTGGACGTCACCGTGCAGGCCCAGATCATGGATCTGCTGGCCGACCTCCGCCGCGACCTCGACATGGCGATGATCCTGATCACCCACGACCTCGGCGTGGTCGCCGGCGTCGCGGACCGGATCGCGGTCATGTACGCCGGCCGGATCATCGAGCACGCCGACGTCCGCTCGTTGTACCGGGCGCCGGCCCACCCGTACACGAAGGGGTTGCTGGAGTCGATCCCGCGGCTGGACGTGCGGGGTCAGGAGCTCTCCACGATCAAGGGGCTGCCGCCCAACCTGATGCGGATCCCGTCCGGCTGCCCCTTCCACCCCCGGTGCCCGTACGTGCAGCAGGTCTGCGTCGACGTGGTGCCGCACGACCTGGTCCTGGACGACGGCCGGACCAGCGCGTGCCATTTCGCCCAGGAGGTCCGTGATGACAGCGCCCGCTAG
- a CDS encoding ABC transporter permease, which produces MSDFETVAASENQAARRGPSGEPGAPGQVGVPQKPRSLAGDAWRDLRRKPIFWISLILVVLVAAMAAVPGLFTTNDPRDCLLARQHAGPSGGAIFGYDFQGCDTYSRAVYGARASLLVGALSALFTGLIALTVGMLAGYFGRWVDAVLSRVIDIVLGIPLLLAAIVLLKRVNSDSPAVRIGAVIFVLALLGWTTAARVVRSSVITAREQDYVAAARMLGAGDGRIMLRHILPNALAPAIVVLTIALGSFIAAEATLSFLGIGLKAPTISWGIDIDAGRVHMRESATPLLVPSVFLALTVLAFIMLGDAIRDAFDPKLR; this is translated from the coding sequence ATGAGTGACTTCGAGACCGTCGCCGCCAGCGAGAACCAGGCCGCACGGCGGGGGCCGTCGGGTGAGCCGGGCGCACCGGGCCAGGTCGGCGTACCGCAGAAGCCCCGCAGCCTGGCCGGCGACGCCTGGCGCGACCTGCGCCGCAAACCGATCTTCTGGATCAGCCTCATCCTGGTCGTGCTGGTCGCCGCCATGGCCGCCGTTCCCGGTCTGTTCACCACGAACGACCCGCGCGACTGCCTGCTGGCCCGCCAGCACGCCGGCCCGTCCGGCGGAGCGATCTTCGGGTACGACTTCCAGGGCTGCGACACGTACTCCCGGGCGGTGTACGGCGCTCGCGCGTCGCTGCTGGTCGGCGCGCTCTCCGCGCTGTTCACCGGCCTGATCGCGCTCACCGTGGGGATGCTGGCCGGCTACTTCGGCCGCTGGGTCGACGCGGTGCTCTCCCGGGTGATCGACATCGTGCTCGGCATTCCGCTCCTGCTCGCCGCGATCGTGCTGCTCAAGCGGGTCAACAGCGACAGCCCGGCGGTCCGGATCGGCGCGGTGATCTTCGTGCTGGCGCTCCTCGGCTGGACCACCGCCGCCCGCGTCGTCCGCTCCTCGGTGATCACCGCCAGGGAGCAGGACTACGTCGCGGCGGCCCGGATGCTCGGCGCCGGCGACGGCCGGATCATGCTGCGGCACATCCTGCCCAACGCGCTGGCCCCCGCGATCGTGGTGCTGACCATCGCCCTCGGCTCGTTCATCGCCGCCGAGGCGACGCTGAGCTTCCTCGGCATCGGGCTCAAGGCACCGACCATCTCGTGGGGCATCGACATCGACGCGGGCCGGGTGCACATGCGGGAGTCGGCCACCCCGCTGCTGGTCCCGTCGGTCTTCCTCGCGCTGACCGTACTGGCGTTCATCATGCTCGGCGACGCGATCCGCGACGCCTTCGACCCGAAGCTGCGGTGA